From Salinirubellus salinus, the proteins below share one genomic window:
- a CDS encoding class I SAM-dependent methyltransferase encodes MRPLALDALPQHSGWARYLLDPHGDPPDDPVAYTTADRYDGIYGHFLSAYRDEGLTPEALARRVSAAGRDDPGPVSIRESLHLVSPAELLELERFEVQTAVRGVPTPDTVLDLGCGWGATLAPLATAFPDASVVGAERSQSGVELARELHADHDRISVERFDLAGSWGLVDEVPGDVLVFTRGVLTTLDDTAGVVERLAERAAGGRVVGGVHLEQVDAHPETTLGLLRRHYARVRGYDDTALAALRGDARLAVERVVYDTLGPNPLHPQTAVHWRPKPGADR; translated from the coding sequence ATGAGGCCGCTCGCGCTCGACGCGCTCCCGCAACACTCGGGGTGGGCACGGTACCTGCTCGACCCGCACGGTGACCCGCCGGACGACCCGGTTGCCTACACCACGGCCGACCGCTATGACGGGATCTACGGGCACTTCCTGTCGGCCTATCGCGACGAGGGGCTCACGCCCGAGGCGCTCGCACGGCGGGTGTCCGCTGCCGGACGCGACGACCCCGGTCCCGTCTCGATACGCGAGTCGCTCCACCTCGTCTCGCCCGCCGAACTGCTCGAACTGGAGCGGTTCGAGGTGCAGACGGCCGTCCGTGGCGTGCCCACCCCCGACACCGTCCTCGACCTCGGCTGTGGCTGGGGGGCCACGCTCGCGCCGCTCGCCACGGCGTTCCCCGACGCGAGCGTCGTGGGCGCCGAACGGAGCCAGTCGGGCGTCGAACTCGCCCGCGAACTCCACGCCGACCACGACCGGATATCGGTCGAGCGGTTCGACCTCGCCGGGTCGTGGGGCCTCGTGGACGAGGTTCCGGGCGACGTGCTCGTGTTCACCCGCGGCGTGCTGACGACGCTCGACGACACCGCGGGCGTGGTCGAGCGGTTGGCCGAGCGCGCGGCCGGGGGCCGGGTGGTCGGCGGCGTCCACCTCGAACAGGTCGACGCACACCCGGAGACGACCCTCGGGCTGTTGCGCCGGCACTACGCTCGAGTACGGGGGTACGACGACACCGCGCTCGCGGCCCTGCGCGGGGACGCCCGCCTCGCGGTAGAGCGGGTGGTGTACGACACGCTCGGGCCGAACCCGCTGCACCCACAGACGGCCGTGCACTGGCGCCCCAAGCCGGGCGCCGACCGGTAG
- a CDS encoding DUF5787 family protein: MREFAFELSFCAALEAVHPERLVARQLGASVHGKRVIDVALVSPGPGFDERTAITADAIPPAAIEADVGVGSARYYRDAFPDRSAGWAKGAVEAAVEAGFFETERRNGRLYVRQTARYPDWFDRVVGVENKPDLGRPGDLELQLRRDVSLALFDEVWLATASHVTGAHLNRIPAAVGVWRFDPATGARETVREATPLDTDGPGVEVLEERPGRTEIRTVGADAKHRQRVRLAERAYGKGWRVAAESFPACARCEVVEHSDRGPLPGCAWKGGLVHPEVECGPDCGGYDPSDPPEVDVSGARDTHSPWVADPAGRVRKQSGLDRFR; this comes from the coding sequence GTGCGCGAGTTCGCGTTCGAACTGTCGTTCTGCGCGGCACTGGAGGCGGTCCACCCGGAGCGGCTGGTGGCGCGCCAGCTGGGTGCGAGCGTCCACGGCAAGCGGGTGATCGACGTGGCGCTCGTCTCGCCCGGCCCCGGGTTCGACGAGCGGACCGCCATCACGGCCGACGCCATCCCCCCGGCGGCCATCGAGGCCGACGTGGGCGTGGGGTCGGCCCGATACTACCGCGACGCGTTCCCCGACCGGAGCGCGGGGTGGGCGAAGGGGGCGGTCGAGGCGGCCGTCGAGGCGGGATTCTTCGAGACCGAGCGCCGGAACGGACGGCTCTACGTCCGCCAGACCGCCCGCTACCCGGACTGGTTCGACCGCGTCGTCGGCGTGGAGAACAAGCCGGACCTCGGGCGGCCGGGTGACCTCGAACTGCAACTCCGGCGTGACGTCTCGCTCGCGCTGTTCGACGAGGTGTGGCTGGCGACGGCCTCGCACGTCACCGGCGCGCACCTCAACCGCATCCCCGCGGCGGTGGGGGTCTGGCGTTTCGACCCGGCGACGGGCGCGCGCGAGACGGTCCGGGAGGCGACGCCGCTGGACACCGATGGGCCGGGTGTGGAGGTGCTGGAGGAACGGCCCGGACGGACCGAGATACGGACCGTCGGAGCCGACGCGAAACACCGCCAGCGGGTGCGACTCGCCGAACGGGCCTATGGGAAGGGGTGGCGCGTCGCGGCCGAGTCGTTCCCGGCCTGCGCGAGGTGCGAGGTGGTCGAGCACTCGGACCGGGGGCCGCTCCCCGGCTGTGCGTGGAAGGGCGGACTCGTCCACCCCGAGGTGGAGTGTGGGCCGGATTGCGGCGGCTACGACCCGAGCGACCCGCCCGAGGTGGACGTCTCGGGCGCGAGGGACACCCACTCACCGTGGGTGGCGGACCCGGCCGGCCGGGTGCGCAAGCAGTCGGGGCTGGACCGCTTCCGGTGA
- a CDS encoding arylsulfotransferase family protein gives MRKQAPRVGTLLLCGCLLVSATAALAFLGGAGVGTASAQADGPNPCVGTMERTPNGSTLVTMQGIKFDGDSFQKRPAMLMSFGPNGEFEYAWNGSARGRWWAYDVDPMANGNLLMTSTEPGITVVQEMDPRANENEWVKRFDGDNGDAPGFHPQNVTDAHDVDLINGDELLIADKGDLHHRLLIYNRTQERVTWQWNFSDHPDLFPESGGGDYRNDWTHVNDVDKIGPGKYMASVRNFDQVIVVDRETKEVTMKLGEDDDYRFMNEQHNPQYLESEDGTPTILVADSLNDRVVEWQRTGEGEWERTWELVGGGLDEPRDADRLPNGNTLVVDRKGHRTMEVTPDGRVVWEVYTPWQPYDAERYALGDDDTAKGPTSADMGTDRSISLTNSAQFSRSEVEACGQAMADFAPKKGLLGSDLFSGEFVEHDGNGTAPDGTDRQTPGGSSGDGAGFGIVSVLGALVVLVAVGSVRYVRREE, from the coding sequence ATGCGAAAGCAGGCCCCCCGGGTCGGTACGCTACTGCTCTGTGGCTGCCTGCTCGTCTCCGCGACGGCGGCGCTGGCGTTCCTCGGTGGCGCGGGCGTCGGCACGGCGAGCGCGCAGGCAGACGGCCCGAACCCCTGTGTCGGTACGATGGAGCGCACCCCGAACGGGTCGACGCTCGTGACGATGCAGGGTATCAAGTTCGACGGCGACTCGTTCCAGAAACGGCCCGCGATGCTGATGTCGTTCGGTCCGAACGGCGAGTTCGAGTACGCGTGGAACGGCTCCGCCCGCGGGCGCTGGTGGGCCTACGACGTGGACCCGATGGCCAACGGCAACCTCCTGATGACCTCGACGGAACCGGGCATCACCGTCGTCCAGGAGATGGACCCGCGGGCGAACGAGAACGAGTGGGTGAAGCGCTTCGACGGGGACAACGGCGACGCGCCGGGCTTCCACCCGCAGAACGTCACCGACGCGCACGACGTGGACCTCATCAACGGCGACGAACTGCTCATCGCGGACAAGGGTGACCTCCACCACCGCCTCCTCATCTACAACCGCACGCAGGAGCGGGTGACGTGGCAGTGGAACTTCTCCGACCACCCGGACCTCTTCCCGGAGTCCGGTGGCGGTGACTACCGCAACGACTGGACGCACGTCAACGACGTGGACAAGATCGGCCCCGGCAAGTACATGGCCTCGGTCCGGAACTTCGACCAGGTCATCGTCGTCGACCGGGAGACCAAGGAGGTCACGATGAAACTCGGTGAGGACGACGACTACCGGTTCATGAACGAGCAGCACAACCCGCAGTACCTCGAGAGCGAGGACGGGACACCCACCATCCTCGTCGCGGACTCGCTGAACGACCGGGTCGTCGAGTGGCAGCGGACCGGCGAGGGCGAGTGGGAGCGGACGTGGGAACTCGTCGGCGGTGGCCTCGACGAACCGCGTGACGCCGACCGCCTCCCCAACGGCAACACGCTCGTCGTCGACCGCAAGGGCCACCGGACGATGGAGGTGACCCCCGACGGTCGCGTCGTCTGGGAGGTCTACACACCGTGGCAACCGTACGACGCCGAGCGGTACGCACTGGGTGACGACGACACGGCCAAGGGCCCGACCAGCGCCGACATGGGGACCGACCGGAGCATCTCGCTGACGAACTCGGCGCAGTTCTCCCGCTCGGAGGTCGAGGCTTGCGGGCAGGCGATGGCCGACTTCGCCCCGAAGAAGGGGCTCCTCGGCTCGGACCTGTTCTCCGGCGAGTTCGTCGAACACGACGGCAACGGGACAGCCCCGGACGGAACCGACCGACAGACGCCCGGTGGCTCCAGCGGTGACGGGGCTGGCTTCGGCATCGTCTCGGTCCTCGGCGCGCTGGTGGTGCTGGTGGCGGTGGGCTCGGTCAGGTACGTCCGTCGCGAGGAGTAG
- a CDS encoding calcium/sodium antiporter, producing MSLPVQSAVLVLSVVGLGLGARALVDSVVRLARRVGLSELTIGLTVVAVGTSTPELVVTLDAAFGGAGGIAVGNVVGSNIYNLAFVLGVVSLVRVVPVDRSLLHRDGVLLLASTLVGAVVLLDLTVSRVEGALLVALFVAYTAFLLWDSRRGGAASDGGKTAEDPLVTDLTERVTFRGRDAALLAGGLAVVLVSGHFMVESASAIARIAGLSEALVGGTIVAAGTSTPELAVSLVAVRRGSLGVSVGNVVGSNVFNFLAVLGLGALVRPLTTGPGTLENVAWLVGVVGVTVVALWSGRKLSRAEGGLFAASEVARWALGLLGLVG from the coding sequence ATGAGCCTCCCCGTCCAGTCGGCGGTCCTCGTCCTGAGCGTGGTCGGCCTCGGTCTGGGCGCCCGTGCACTCGTCGACAGCGTGGTGCGTCTCGCGCGCCGGGTGGGCCTCTCGGAACTCACCATCGGCCTGACCGTGGTCGCGGTCGGCACCTCGACGCCGGAACTGGTGGTCACGCTCGACGCGGCGTTCGGTGGGGCCGGCGGTATCGCCGTCGGCAACGTCGTCGGCTCGAACATCTACAACCTCGCGTTCGTCCTCGGGGTGGTCTCGCTGGTCCGGGTCGTCCCCGTCGACCGGTCGTTGCTCCACCGGGACGGGGTGCTCCTACTCGCCAGCACGCTGGTGGGTGCCGTCGTCCTCCTCGACCTGACTGTCTCACGGGTCGAGGGGGCGCTCCTCGTCGCGCTGTTCGTCGCCTACACGGCCTTCCTGCTCTGGGACTCACGGCGCGGGGGGGCCGCGAGCGACGGCGGCAAGACGGCCGAGGACCCGCTGGTGACGGACCTCACCGAGCGGGTCACGTTCCGCGGCCGCGACGCAGCCCTGCTCGCCGGCGGCCTCGCGGTCGTCCTCGTGAGCGGCCACTTCATGGTCGAGTCGGCGTCGGCCATCGCCCGCATCGCCGGCCTCTCCGAGGCGCTCGTCGGGGGGACCATCGTCGCTGCCGGCACGTCCACGCCGGAGCTCGCCGTCTCGCTCGTGGCGGTCCGACGCGGGAGTCTCGGTGTCTCCGTCGGCAACGTCGTCGGCTCGAACGTGTTCAACTTCCTCGCGGTGCTCGGACTGGGGGCGCTCGTCCGGCCGCTGACCACCGGGCCGGGCACCCTCGAGAACGTGGCGTGGCTCGTCGGTGTCGTCGGCGTAACCGTCGTCGCGCTCTGGTCCGGCCGGAAGCTCTCGCGGGCGGAAGGTGGCCTGTTCGCCGCGAGCGAGGTGGCCCGTTGGGCGCTGGGACTGCTCGGACTCGTTGGCTGA
- a CDS encoding GTP-dependent dephospho-CoA kinase family protein, translating to MADVVLSLPHEMRGELKDPMGAIYTDAADLIAEAGDPIVAVGDVVTYHLLEADRRPDVALVDGKTKREAVAEAVWDAIEGFDHRVEVANPQATLSADLLTELRAAIDRAADGETTVLVVEGEEDLAALPVLVAAPDGASLVYGQPDEGMVLATVTPEVREGALDLLERMDGDPARMRESLGLD from the coding sequence GTGGCCGACGTGGTCCTCAGCCTGCCGCACGAGATGCGCGGGGAGCTGAAGGACCCGATGGGGGCCATCTACACGGACGCCGCCGACCTCATCGCCGAGGCGGGCGACCCCATCGTCGCCGTCGGCGACGTCGTCACCTACCACCTCCTCGAGGCGGACCGCCGGCCCGACGTGGCGCTCGTCGACGGGAAGACCAAACGCGAAGCCGTGGCGGAGGCGGTCTGGGACGCCATCGAGGGGTTCGACCACCGTGTCGAGGTGGCGAACCCGCAGGCGACCCTGTCCGCCGACCTGTTGACCGAACTCCGGGCGGCCATCGACCGCGCGGCCGACGGCGAGACGACCGTCCTCGTCGTCGAGGGCGAGGAGGACCTCGCCGCCCTCCCGGTGCTGGTCGCCGCGCCCGACGGGGCGAGCCTCGTCTACGGCCAGCCGGACGAGGGGATGGTCCTCGCGACCGTCACGCCCGAGGTACGCGAGGGCGCCCTCGACCTGCTGGAACGGATGGACGGCGACCCGGCGCGGATGCGCGAGTCCCTCGGCCTCGACTGA